A genomic window from Rhizobium sp. EC-SD404 includes:
- a CDS encoding DUF2849 domain-containing protein translates to MALKVLTANRLSDGIAVWLGADGSWQETIDEAFVARHEAALTGLQDAEKVAAFDIQVVDVALVDVEEREGHLYPLRLRERIRATGPTVRLDLGKQADALADDSAAIAA, encoded by the coding sequence ATGGCTCTCAAGGTTCTCACCGCCAATCGGCTGAGCGACGGCATCGCTGTCTGGCTCGGTGCCGACGGTTCCTGGCAGGAAACGATCGACGAAGCTTTCGTCGCGCGCCACGAGGCAGCGCTGACAGGTCTTCAGGATGCCGAAAAGGTGGCAGCATTCGACATCCAAGTCGTCGATGTCGCGCTGGTCGATGTCGAGGAGCGCGAGGGACACCTTTATCCGCTTCGGTTGCGTGAGCGCATTCGTGCGACAGGCCCGACCGTACGCCTCGATCTCGGTAAGCAGGCCGACGCGCTTGCAGATGATTCCGCTGCAATCGCAGCCTAA
- a CDS encoding nitrite/sulfite reductase, with protein sequence MYRYDEFDHAFVRERVEQYRDQVDRRVSGEITEDQFKPLRLMNGVYLQLHAYMLRVAVPYGTLSSAQMRRLAHIARIYDRGYGHFTTRQNIQYNWPKLVDTPKILEELAEVEMHAIQTSGNCIRNVTADHFAGVAADEVADPRPYAEILRQWSSVHPEFSFLPRKFKIAVTGAERDRAAIQTHDIGLHLKKNDAGELGFAVYIGGGQGRTPMVAKKIRDFLPESELLSYTTAILRVYNLFGRRDNKYKARIKILVHETGTEELTAQIEAEWEKLRAGDLALPDADISAITSYFAMPDLPERSEGWAQLAAEKKRDAQFAAWVQQNVTAHKNPDYGVVTISLKPIGGIPGDASDVQMDLIADIAEEFSHDEIRVTHEQNLVLPHVALGDLKAVFDRLAGAELATANNNLITDIIACPGLDYCALANARSIPVAQEISNRFGSAERQLEIGELKIKISGCINACGHHHVGHIGILGVEKKGAELYQITLGGSADNETSIGEIIGRGFEPEKITDAIETVVDTYLGLRSSPEETFIQAYRRVGAQPFKTALYGEPAKAA encoded by the coding sequence ATGTATCGTTACGATGAATTCGACCACGCCTTCGTGCGCGAGCGGGTCGAGCAGTATCGCGACCAGGTCGATCGCCGCGTCTCCGGCGAGATCACCGAGGATCAGTTCAAGCCGCTTCGGCTGATGAACGGCGTCTATCTGCAGCTGCATGCCTACATGCTGCGCGTGGCGGTTCCATACGGCACCCTGTCGTCGGCGCAGATGCGCAGGCTCGCCCACATCGCGCGCATTTACGACCGTGGCTACGGCCATTTCACCACCCGCCAGAACATCCAGTACAACTGGCCGAAACTGGTCGACACGCCAAAGATCCTCGAAGAGCTTGCCGAAGTCGAGATGCATGCCATCCAAACCTCGGGCAACTGCATTCGCAACGTGACGGCCGATCACTTCGCCGGCGTCGCCGCCGACGAGGTCGCCGATCCGCGGCCTTACGCCGAAATTCTGCGTCAATGGTCGTCCGTACATCCGGAATTCTCGTTCCTGCCGCGCAAGTTCAAGATTGCCGTCACGGGTGCAGAGCGGGATCGCGCCGCGATCCAAACGCACGATATCGGCTTGCACCTGAAGAAGAACGATGCCGGCGAGCTCGGTTTTGCCGTCTACATCGGTGGCGGGCAGGGCCGTACGCCCATGGTCGCCAAGAAAATCCGGGATTTCCTGCCGGAAAGCGAATTGCTGTCCTACACGACGGCAATCCTGCGCGTGTACAACCTCTTCGGTCGCCGCGACAACAAGTATAAGGCACGCATCAAGATCCTCGTCCACGAAACCGGCACCGAGGAACTGACGGCCCAGATCGAAGCCGAGTGGGAAAAGCTGCGCGCCGGCGACCTTGCTTTGCCGGATGCGGATATCTCGGCGATCACCAGCTATTTCGCCATGCCGGATCTGCCCGAGCGCTCCGAAGGCTGGGCTCAACTGGCTGCGGAAAAGAAGCGTGACGCACAGTTCGCCGCTTGGGTGCAGCAGAACGTGACGGCGCACAAGAACCCAGACTATGGCGTCGTGACCATTTCGTTGAAGCCGATCGGCGGCATTCCCGGCGATGCGTCCGACGTGCAGATGGATCTGATCGCCGACATCGCCGAGGAATTCAGCCACGACGAGATCCGTGTGACCCACGAGCAAAATCTCGTCCTGCCACACGTTGCTCTTGGCGATTTGAAGGCCGTGTTTGATCGTCTGGCTGGTGCGGAGCTCGCCACGGCCAACAACAATCTGATCACCGACATCATCGCGTGCCCCGGTCTCGACTACTGTGCGCTGGCAAACGCACGCTCGATCCCGGTCGCCCAGGAAATCTCCAACAGGTTTGGCAGTGCTGAGCGTCAGCTTGAGATCGGCGAGTTGAAGATCAAGATATCGGGCTGCATCAATGCCTGCGGCCACCACCATGTGGGCCACATCGGTATTCTCGGCGTCGAAAAGAAGGGTGCCGAACTCTACCAGATCACGCTTGGCGGATCGGCCGACAACGAGACATCCATCGGCGAGATCATCGGACGTGGCTTCGAGCCCGAAAAGATCACCGATGCGATCGAGACGGTCGTCGACACCTATCTCGGACTGCGCAGTTCGCCGGAAGAAACCTTCATCCAGGCCTATCGCCGTGTCGGCGCGCAGCCCTTCAAGACAGCGCTCTACGGCGAGCCGGCCAAGGCGGCGTGA
- a CDS encoding DUF934 domain-containing protein: MTENKVWTEQGFVDNDPWQIVEFQDELPEGDVIVPLEAFVALSDEQRHGVGLEAGRNTRRIGVLISPDDEPETIADMLGDIALVAIDFPKFSDGRGFSHAAMLREQLGYRGEIRAVGDVLIDQMPLMRRVGFDSFSVKSPTTLKRLEEGRLGGISLHYQPTAKDAQAGQGYSWRRRSA; this comes from the coding sequence ATGACCGAGAACAAAGTCTGGACGGAGCAAGGTTTCGTCGACAACGATCCCTGGCAGATCGTGGAGTTTCAGGATGAACTGCCGGAGGGCGACGTCATCGTCCCCCTGGAAGCTTTCGTCGCGCTTTCCGATGAGCAGCGCCACGGCGTTGGCCTGGAAGCCGGGCGCAACACGCGCCGTATCGGCGTGTTGATTTCGCCCGATGACGAGCCCGAGACGATCGCCGACATGCTGGGCGACATCGCATTGGTCGCCATCGATTTCCCGAAGTTCTCCGACGGCCGCGGCTTCTCGCATGCCGCGATGTTGCGCGAGCAGTTGGGATACCGTGGCGAAATCCGCGCCGTGGGCGATGTGCTGATCGATCAGATGCCGCTCATGCGCCGCGTCGGCTTCGACAGCTTTTCGGTCAAGAGCCCAACGACGCTGAAGCGGCTTGAGGAAGGCCGGTTAGGCGGTATATCTCTGCACTATCAACCGACTGCGAAGGATGCGCAGGCCGGACAAGGCTATAGCTGGCGGCGTCGCTCCGCCTGA
- a CDS encoding 2Fe-2S iron-sulfur cluster-binding protein, which translates to MHINVTDQDGAQHRLEALEGFRVMEIIRDWGLNINAECGGACACATCHVYVADEWLDRLHPQEDEEVDMLDAAFMVEGNSRLSCQIIMSEDLDGLEVTLAPGTEKEKAAA; encoded by the coding sequence ATGCATATCAATGTCACCGATCAGGACGGCGCCCAACACCGTCTCGAGGCTCTCGAAGGCTTCCGGGTGATGGAAATCATCCGCGACTGGGGCTTGAACATCAACGCCGAGTGTGGTGGCGCCTGCGCTTGCGCCACCTGCCACGTCTATGTCGCGGATGAATGGCTCGATCGGCTGCATCCGCAGGAAGACGAGGAAGTAGACATGCTCGACGCGGCCTTCATGGTCGAAGGCAACTCGCGCCTGTCGTGCCAGATCATCATGAGCGAAGACCTCGACGGGCTGGAAGTCACGCTTGCGCCCGGCACCGAAAAGGAAAAGGCGGCAGCCTGA
- a CDS encoding acyl-CoA dehydrogenase family protein yields MDFALSEEQLAIFEMARDFGAERIAPHASAWEEAGTIPKDVLKDAAALGLAAIYVREENGGSGLTRLDAALIFEALSMACPSVAAFLSIHNMCAWMIDRFGDEAMQERWLAPLARMDVIASYCLTEPNSGSDAAALATRAEHIGDMLRLNGTKSFISGGSYSDLYIVMARTGQAGAAGISAVIVEDGTAGLSFGALEKKMGWRAQPTSEVRFDDCEVPAHNLIGKEGEGFKYAMAGLDGGRLNIAACALGAAQTALDKALAYTGERKAFGQTLDQFQGLQFRLADMETELQAARIFLRQAAWKLDQGAPDATKFCAMAKRFVTDTAFEVANQALQLHGGYGYLADYGIEKIVRDLRVHQILEGTNEIMRLITARALLKERGH; encoded by the coding sequence ATGGATTTTGCGCTGAGCGAGGAGCAGCTCGCGATATTCGAAATGGCGCGCGATTTCGGTGCCGAACGAATCGCGCCCCATGCCTCCGCCTGGGAAGAGGCGGGCACCATCCCGAAAGACGTGCTGAAGGACGCTGCCGCACTCGGCCTGGCTGCGATCTACGTCCGCGAAGAGAACGGTGGCTCCGGCCTCACGCGGCTCGATGCGGCACTGATCTTCGAGGCGCTGTCGATGGCCTGTCCATCGGTCGCCGCTTTTCTTTCCATCCACAACATGTGCGCCTGGATGATCGATCGATTCGGCGACGAAGCGATGCAGGAGCGCTGGTTGGCGCCGCTCGCCCGCATGGATGTGATCGCATCCTATTGCCTGACGGAGCCGAATTCCGGCTCCGACGCCGCCGCGCTTGCCACGCGGGCCGAGCATATCGGCGACATGCTGCGCCTCAATGGCACCAAGTCGTTCATTTCGGGCGGCTCCTATTCCGATCTCTATATCGTCATGGCGCGCACCGGCCAGGCCGGAGCTGCGGGCATCTCCGCCGTCATCGTCGAGGATGGAACGGCGGGGCTGTCTTTCGGAGCGCTGGAAAAGAAGATGGGATGGCGTGCGCAGCCGACGAGCGAAGTGCGGTTCGATGATTGTGAGGTTCCGGCTCACAATCTCATCGGCAAAGAAGGCGAAGGCTTCAAATATGCCATGGCCGGCCTCGACGGCGGGCGCCTGAACATCGCTGCCTGCGCATTAGGAGCGGCCCAGACGGCGCTGGACAAAGCGCTGGCCTACACCGGTGAGCGCAAGGCTTTCGGCCAGACACTCGATCAATTCCAGGGCTTGCAGTTCCGCTTGGCGGATATGGAAACGGAGTTGCAGGCCGCGCGTATCTTCTTGCGTCAAGCCGCCTGGAAACTCGATCAAGGCGCGCCAGACGCAACGAAATTCTGCGCCATGGCCAAGCGTTTTGTGACCGACACCGCATTCGAGGTCGCCAATCAGGCCCTCCAGCTGCACGGCGGCTACGGATATTTAGCCGACTATGGAATTGAGAAGATCGTGCGGGATTTGAGGGTGCACCAGATCTTGGAAGGCACGAACGAGATTATGCGCCTCATCACCGCGCGCGCGCTTTTGAAGGAACGCGGGCATTGA
- a CDS encoding enoyl-CoA hydratase/isomerase family protein, which yields MSEAPEVIIRKQGRAGRVTLNRPHALNALTHAMALAIEHALLIWRDDQEVALVIVDAAGEKAFCAGGDIQDLYRSGMEGDLEHGRRFWSDEYRLNALIAYYPKPYVALMDGITLGGGVGIGAHGSHRIVTERTMLAMPECGIGLVPDVGGSFILGHAPGRMGFYLGLTGMRLKADGAIYTGFADHLVPHDRIADLIAALCENGDISVIGDHCAEPDAGNLRSIALEVDDVFQGTDPVLHLQRLDAASADGNWQQDAARAIRRASPLSVQCTTRIIAAAADFSDISDALRQEYRFVWRCMAEGDFLEGVRAQLIDKDRNPQWRHAGLEEAAGHADAMLAPLGDDELVI from the coding sequence TTGAGCGAAGCGCCTGAAGTCATAATCCGCAAGCAGGGCCGAGCAGGGCGCGTTACGCTCAACCGTCCACATGCCTTGAACGCGCTGACGCATGCCATGGCGCTCGCCATCGAGCACGCGCTGCTGATCTGGCGCGACGACCAGGAGGTGGCGTTGGTCATCGTCGACGCTGCCGGTGAAAAGGCGTTTTGCGCTGGGGGCGACATTCAGGATTTATACCGGTCCGGCATGGAAGGGGACCTGGAGCACGGTCGGCGTTTCTGGAGCGACGAATACCGCCTCAATGCGCTGATCGCCTATTATCCGAAGCCCTATGTGGCGTTGATGGACGGCATCACATTGGGCGGCGGCGTCGGCATCGGCGCCCATGGCTCGCACCGCATCGTCACCGAACGCACCATGCTCGCCATGCCCGAATGTGGCATCGGGCTCGTCCCGGATGTCGGCGGGTCTTTCATTCTCGGCCATGCGCCCGGCCGGATGGGCTTCTATCTTGGGCTCACCGGCATGCGTCTGAAAGCCGATGGCGCGATCTACACGGGCTTTGCCGATCATCTGGTCCCGCACGACCGCATTGCCGATCTGATTGCTGCGCTTTGTGAGAATGGCGACATATCCGTGATCGGTGACCATTGCGCTGAGCCGGATGCCGGCAATCTGCGCTCCATTGCGCTTGAGGTCGATGACGTATTCCAGGGCACCGATCCGGTCCTGCATCTGCAGCGCCTCGATGCAGCATCGGCGGACGGAAATTGGCAGCAGGATGCTGCGAGGGCGATCAGGCGTGCCAGCCCGCTGTCGGTTCAGTGTACAACCAGGATCATTGCAGCGGCTGCCGATTTTTCCGACATCAGCGACGCTCTCCGCCAGGAATATCGGTTCGTTTGGCGTTGCATGGCCGAGGGCGATTTCCTGGAAGGCGTGCGCGCGCAACTGATCGACAAGGACCGCAATCCGCAATGGCGCCATGCAGGCCTTGAGGAGGCTGCCGGTCACGCCGACGCGATGTTGGCGCCGCTCGGTGACGATGAACTGGTAATTTGA
- the mmsB gene encoding 3-hydroxyisobutyrate dehydrogenase produces MMRIGFIGLGNMGAPMATNLVKAGHEVTGFDVAGIQIDGVRAATTAAEAARDQDVVITMLPSGSILQSVYAEIVSACRKSACVIDCSTVDVESARAAHAAADAVGLLSVDAPVSGGVGGAAAGTLTFMAGGTDDAFAVALPLFEIMGKKAVHCGAAGAGQAAKICNNMILGISMIGVCEAFVLADKLGLSRQSVFDVVSTSSGSCWSMNTYCPAPGIGPQSPADNDYRPGFAAELMLKDLKLSQAAAEAVDAATPMGERATELYEAFVAAGGKGRDFSAMIEDLAGQSRR; encoded by the coding sequence ATCATGCGCATCGGTTTTATCGGTCTTGGCAACATGGGTGCGCCGATGGCGACCAATCTGGTCAAGGCTGGCCACGAGGTCACCGGCTTCGATGTGGCCGGCATCCAGATCGATGGCGTAAGAGCAGCCACAACCGCCGCCGAGGCTGCGCGTGATCAGGACGTGGTGATCACCATGCTGCCGAGCGGGAGCATTTTGCAGTCCGTTTATGCCGAAATCGTTTCGGCCTGCCGCAAGAGCGCCTGCGTCATCGATTGTTCGACCGTCGATGTCGAGAGCGCGCGCGCGGCCCATGCCGCTGCCGATGCGGTCGGGTTGCTCAGCGTCGACGCCCCTGTGTCCGGTGGCGTGGGTGGTGCTGCTGCTGGCACATTGACCTTCATGGCAGGCGGGACCGACGATGCGTTCGCCGTGGCGTTGCCGCTGTTCGAGATCATGGGCAAGAAGGCGGTGCATTGCGGTGCCGCCGGTGCCGGCCAGGCTGCGAAGATCTGCAACAACATGATCCTCGGCATTTCGATGATCGGCGTCTGTGAAGCCTTCGTGCTGGCCGATAAGCTCGGTCTGTCGCGACAAAGCGTTTTCGACGTGGTCTCGACGTCATCGGGATCCTGCTGGTCGATGAACACCTATTGCCCTGCACCGGGCATCGGTCCGCAAAGCCCCGCAGATAACGACTACCGGCCAGGCTTTGCCGCAGAACTCATGCTGAAAGATTTGAAATTGTCCCAGGCGGCGGCGGAGGCAGTCGACGCGGCGACGCCCATGGGCGAACGGGCGACGGAGCTGTACGAAGCCTTTGTCGCCGCCGGCGGGAAGGGCAGGGACTTCTCCGCCATGATCGAAGACCTAGCCGGGCAATCCCGCCGCTGA
- the purU gene encoding formyltetrahydrofolate deformylase, with translation MTHPYVLTLSCTDRPGIVAAVTTELAASGSNIAESAQFWDRVTGRFFMRIAFQAPDAMTKDEIERALKPAVERFDMKTAINDQARRPRMIVMVSKFDHALLHLLYQIRVGWLDAEVVAVVSNHETSRRTAELENIPYHYWPVNKENKTEQEEKLITLVKETGADIVVLARYMQVLSDTLSKRLFGKVINIHHSFLPSFKGAKPYHQAHERGVKLIGATAHYVTPDLDEGPIIEQETERVTHAMSADDFVATGRDIESRVLARAVKMHLESRVMLNGHKTVVFN, from the coding sequence ATGACCCACCCCTATGTCCTGACCCTTTCCTGCACCGACCGTCCCGGCATCGTGGCGGCCGTGACGACGGAACTTGCGGCTAGCGGGTCGAATATCGCGGAAAGCGCCCAGTTCTGGGATCGCGTGACCGGGCGATTCTTCATGCGCATCGCCTTCCAGGCGCCGGATGCCATGACGAAGGACGAAATCGAGCGTGCCCTGAAGCCGGCCGTCGAACGCTTCGACATGAAGACTGCGATCAACGATCAGGCGCGCCGGCCCCGGATGATCGTGATGGTCTCGAAGTTCGACCATGCGCTTCTGCATCTTCTCTACCAGATCCGTGTCGGCTGGCTGGATGCGGAGGTGGTCGCCGTCGTATCGAATCACGAGACCTCGCGCCGCACGGCGGAGCTCGAAAACATCCCGTATCACTACTGGCCGGTGAACAAGGAGAACAAGACCGAGCAGGAGGAGAAGCTGATCACGCTGGTCAAGGAGACGGGCGCCGACATCGTCGTGCTCGCCCGCTACATGCAGGTGCTGTCGGACACTCTGTCGAAGCGGCTGTTCGGCAAGGTGATCAACATTCACCACTCCTTCCTGCCGTCCTTCAAGGGCGCCAAGCCCTATCACCAGGCGCATGAGCGCGGCGTGAAGCTGATCGGCGCAACAGCGCACTATGTGACGCCGGATCTGGATGAAGGCCCGATCATCGAGCAGGAAACCGAGCGCGTCACCCATGCCATGAGCGCCGATGATTTCGTGGCGACCGGCCGGGATATCGAAAGCCGCGTGCTCGCGCGTGCGGTCAAGATGCATCTCGAAAGCCGCGTCATGCTGAACGGGCACAAGACGGTCGTCTTCAATTGA
- a CDS encoding CoA-acylating methylmalonate-semialdehyde dehydrogenase, whose protein sequence is MREIGHFIGGEHVGGGSGRSGQVFNPATGEVDATVALASKDDLAAAVENAKTAQVAWAATNPQRRARVLMKFVDLLHRDMEKLAEMLSREHGKTIPDAKGDIIRGLEVAEFCIGAPHLLKGEYTEGAGPGIDLYSMRQPLGVVAGITPFNFPAMIPMWKFCPAIAAGNAFILKPSERDPSVPMMLAELMLEAGLPAGILNVVNGDKEAVDAILDHPDIMAIGFVGSTPIAEYIYGRGCSNGKRVQCFGGAKNHMIIMPDADLDQAANALIGAGYGAAGERCMAVSVAVPVGQETADRLIEKLTPMVEALKIGPYTGGDDVDFGPLVTKEARDRVLGLVNSGVEAGAKLVVDGRDFKLQGYENGNFIGGCLFDHVTTDMDIYRQEIFGPVLSVVRAKNYEDAIRLPMEHEYGNGVAIFTRDGDAARDFVSRINVGMVGVNVPIPVPLAYHTFGGWKRSGFGDLNQHGPDAFRFYTRTKTVTQRWPSGIKDGAEFVIPTMG, encoded by the coding sequence ATGCGGGAAATCGGTCATTTCATCGGCGGAGAGCACGTCGGCGGAGGGAGCGGCCGTAGTGGCCAGGTCTTCAATCCGGCTACCGGCGAAGTCGATGCCACGGTTGCGCTTGCGTCGAAGGACGATCTCGCAGCGGCAGTCGAGAACGCGAAGACGGCACAGGTCGCTTGGGCTGCGACCAACCCGCAGCGGCGCGCACGTGTCCTCATGAAGTTCGTCGACCTGCTCCACCGCGACATGGAAAAGCTTGCAGAAATGCTGTCGCGCGAACACGGCAAGACGATCCCAGATGCCAAGGGCGACATCATCCGCGGGCTCGAAGTGGCCGAGTTTTGCATCGGGGCACCGCATCTTCTCAAAGGCGAATACACCGAAGGGGCCGGCCCCGGCATCGATCTCTATTCGATGCGTCAGCCGCTTGGCGTCGTGGCCGGCATCACGCCGTTCAATTTTCCCGCGATGATTCCGATGTGGAAGTTCTGCCCGGCCATCGCAGCAGGCAACGCCTTCATTCTCAAGCCCTCCGAGCGCGATCCGTCCGTTCCGATGATGCTTGCCGAACTCATGCTGGAAGCCGGTCTGCCGGCTGGCATCCTCAACGTCGTGAATGGCGACAAGGAAGCCGTCGACGCGATTCTCGATCATCCGGACATCATGGCGATCGGCTTCGTCGGCTCGACACCGATCGCCGAATACATCTATGGCCGCGGCTGTTCCAACGGCAAACGCGTCCAGTGCTTCGGCGGCGCCAAGAACCACATGATCATCATGCCCGATGCCGATCTCGACCAGGCGGCGAACGCCCTGATCGGGGCGGGATACGGTGCGGCGGGCGAGCGCTGCATGGCCGTCTCGGTGGCCGTTCCCGTCGGCCAGGAAACGGCAGACCGTCTGATCGAAAAGCTCACGCCTATGGTCGAAGCGCTGAAGATCGGCCCCTACACCGGCGGCGACGATGTCGATTTCGGGCCGCTCGTGACTAAGGAAGCGCGCGACCGCGTGCTCGGGCTCGTCAATTCGGGCGTGGAAGCGGGTGCAAAGCTCGTCGTCGACGGTCGCGACTTCAAGCTTCAGGGCTATGAGAACGGCAATTTCATCGGCGGCTGCCTGTTCGACCACGTCACGACGGACATGGACATCTACCGACAGGAGATTTTCGGCCCCGTGCTTTCGGTCGTTCGCGCCAAGAACTACGAGGACGCGATCCGTCTTCCGATGGAGCATGAATACGGAAACGGCGTCGCGATCTTCACCCGCGATGGCGACGCAGCCCGCGACTTCGTCAGCCGCATCAATGTCGGCATGGTCGGCGTCAACGTCCCGATCCCCGTGCCGCTCGCCTACCACACGTTCGGCGGCTGGAAGCGCTCTGGCTTCGGCGATCTCAACCAGCACGGCCCGGACGCCTTCCGCTTCTACACGCGCACCAAGACGGTGACTCAGCGCTGGCCGTCCGGCATCAAGGATGGGGCAGAATTCGTCATCCCGACGATGGGCTGA
- a CDS encoding LysR family transcriptional regulator → MNWDDVRIFLAVARRGQILSAARALGLNHATVSRRLTALEKALETRLVLRRTNGCELTGEGEAFVDAAERMEAAMLTAQAGFSGQDAALSGTVRIGAPDGFGISFLAPRLGRLLTRYPGLHVQLVPVPRVFSLSRREADIAITVERPDQGRVVARKLVDYSLGFYASRDYVAEYGMPGAMEDLRHHRLIGYVEDLVFSRVLNFAEELPRDVRATFEISSAVGQAEAVRSGAGIGILHDFTARHDPDFVNVLSEHSFKRAYWIVYHENARGVARVKAVSDFVMEEVAAARGAFLPDSGMVSGEVLAATG, encoded by the coding sequence GTGAACTGGGACGACGTGCGCATATTCCTGGCAGTCGCGCGCCGCGGACAGATATTGTCGGCCGCCCGTGCGCTCGGTCTCAATCACGCAACGGTCAGCCGGCGGTTGACGGCGCTCGAGAAGGCACTGGAAACGCGACTGGTCCTGCGGCGAACCAATGGCTGCGAATTGACCGGCGAGGGCGAGGCCTTCGTCGACGCCGCGGAACGCATGGAGGCCGCCATGCTCACCGCACAGGCGGGCTTTTCGGGTCAGGATGCGGCCTTGTCCGGCACCGTCCGCATTGGTGCCCCGGACGGCTTCGGTATTTCATTCCTCGCGCCACGCCTCGGCCGGCTTTTGACGCGCTATCCGGGGCTGCATGTGCAGCTCGTCCCGGTGCCTCGCGTGTTTTCTTTGTCGCGCCGCGAAGCCGATATCGCAATCACCGTCGAGCGACCGGATCAGGGCAGGGTCGTCGCGCGCAAGCTCGTCGACTACTCTCTCGGCTTCTATGCTTCGCGGGACTACGTCGCCGAGTATGGCATGCCGGGTGCGATGGAAGATCTGAGGCATCATCGGTTGATTGGATATGTGGAAGACCTCGTCTTCTCGCGCGTTCTGAATTTTGCCGAGGAGCTGCCGCGCGACGTGCGTGCGACCTTCGAGATATCGAGTGCCGTGGGTCAGGCCGAAGCCGTGCGTTCCGGCGCGGGCATAGGCATCCTGCACGATTTCACCGCCCGGCACGATCCGGATTTCGTGAATGTCCTGAGCGAGCACTCATTCAAGCGGGCCTACTGGATCGTCTACCACGAGAACGCGCGTGGCGTGGCGCGGGTCAAGGCGGTCAGCGATTTCGTCATGGAGGAGGTGGCGGCAGCGAGGGGCGCTTTTCTGCCCGATTCGGGCATGGTGAGTGGCGAGGTCCTAGCGGCGACGGGTTGA